In the genome of candidate division KSB1 bacterium, one region contains:
- a CDS encoding DEAD/DEAH box helicase: protein MVGGGLSRVNCKTSAEPGAPTDSSVHDLDQDSGRASHESWHGPSRGITLATVQKLLQGELEQLLEVSEGDALPEFTAEEREAFVALALSGLIDSSVADNGAGRKAKYEIYTHQAAMLKRGVCEGQPGVVTSGTGSGKTESFLLPILASLAKEAMTWPVPAADYMFRRWWQEGADREPMERLIQKNGFPTKTNPLLTPFVPHREGEDAKRPAAVRALILYPMNALVEDQLVRLRRALDSSDARNVMDERFSNNRIFFGRYTSATPVTGFDIHPRLAYLTKEESQDQEIGNKRKRKLEKLFEQMKNLQTGQRQAEAQALEELRAELVKKEGLGQAIDPSLHEALPLLHPFPVALF from the coding sequence GTGGTTGGTGGCGGATTATCACGAGTTAATTGCAAGACATCTGCAGAACCAGGGGCTCCAACCGATAGCTCGGTACACGATCTTGATCAAGACAGTGGCCGCGCCAGTCATGAGTCCTGGCATGGCCCAAGTAGGGGCATAACGTTGGCGACAGTGCAAAAGCTATTGCAAGGAGAGTTGGAGCAACTACTGGAGGTCTCGGAGGGCGATGCGCTTCCCGAGTTTACGGCGGAAGAAAGGGAGGCGTTTGTCGCTTTAGCGCTATCGGGTCTCATTGATTCAAGCGTGGCTGACAATGGTGCAGGGCGAAAGGCGAAGTACGAGATTTACACGCATCAGGCGGCAATGCTGAAGCGCGGTGTATGCGAAGGACAGCCAGGAGTCGTGACTTCTGGAACAGGGTCAGGCAAGACGGAATCCTTTCTGTTGCCAATCCTGGCATCCCTTGCAAAAGAAGCCATGACCTGGCCTGTGCCAGCAGCCGATTACATGTTTCGAAGATGGTGGCAGGAAGGTGCTGACCGGGAACCCATGGAGCGGCTAATCCAAAAAAACGGTTTTCCGACGAAGACTAATCCGTTACTGACGCCTTTTGTTCCACACCGTGAAGGTGAAGATGCTAAAAGGCCTGCGGCAGTGCGGGCGTTGATCTTGTACCCGATGAACGCGCTTGTCGAAGATCAGCTCGTAAGGTTGCGCAGGGCACTCGATTCGAGTGACGCTCGAAATGTCATGGATGAGCGATTTAGTAACAACCGTATCTTTTTTGGACGTTATACGTCGGCTACTCCTGTTACGGGATTCGATATTCATCCTCGACTTGCTTACCTAACAAAAGAAGAATCCCAAGATCAGGAGATAGGTAATAAAAGAAAAAGGAAACTAGAGAAGCTATTTGAGCAGATGAAAAACTTGCAGACTGGTCAGCGCCAAGCGGAGGCGCAAGCGCTGGAGGAGTTAAGGGCCGAACTAGTCAAGAAGGAAGGGCTGGGACAGGCGATTGACCCATCTCTTCACGAAGCGCTTCCATTGCTTCATCCTTTTCCGGTGGCGCTTTTTTAA
- a CDS encoding membrane dipeptidase yields MTEEKIIAMAKEIHERVLTIDTHDDIPSNFATEEVDPGVRADRKVDIPKMQEGGLDVGFFIVYVGQTKRTPENYEKAKADAMIKFDAIHRMCKEMYPDKIELAYTADDVERIQKSGKLVACIGIENGYVIGKDLSLLKKYHELGARYITLAHNGHNDICDSANPRESLGDSESEHNGVSEFGKQVISEMNRLGIMVDVSHISKKAMLDAVKLSKAPVIASHSSCRALCDVSRNLDDEQLLALKENGGVMQTVALGSFVKKAPPEKDEAMEALREEMGQSPVPALPS; encoded by the coding sequence ATGACTGAAGAAAAAATAATTGCAATGGCCAAAGAGATTCATGAACGTGTGTTGACCATCGATACCCACGACGACATTCCGTCTAATTTTGCTACTGAAGAAGTAGATCCCGGTGTTAGAGCTGACCGCAAGGTAGATATTCCTAAAATGCAGGAAGGCGGCCTGGATGTGGGATTTTTTATTGTCTATGTCGGCCAAACGAAAAGGACCCCCGAGAACTATGAGAAAGCCAAAGCGGATGCAATGATAAAGTTCGACGCCATTCACCGCATGTGCAAGGAGATGTATCCCGATAAAATTGAGTTGGCCTATACTGCCGATGATGTGGAACGAATTCAAAAAAGTGGTAAGCTCGTGGCCTGCATTGGGATTGAGAACGGCTACGTTATTGGCAAAGATTTGAGCCTGCTTAAAAAATATCATGAACTTGGCGCCCGCTACATCACTTTGGCACATAATGGCCATAACGACATCTGTGATTCTGCAAATCCCCGGGAGAGTCTGGGTGACAGCGAATCCGAACACAACGGTGTCAGCGAGTTTGGTAAGCAGGTGATCTCAGAAATGAACCGGTTGGGTATCATGGTGGACGTTTCGCACATTTCCAAAAAAGCGATGCTCGATGCGGTGAAACTTTCAAAAGCGCCGGTGATCGCGTCGCATTCGAGCTGCCGCGCCCTCTGCGACGTCTCCCGTAACCTGGACGACGAACAGTTGCTAGCTTTAAAAGAGAACGGTGGGGTTATGCAAACGGTTGCTTTGGGCAGCTTTGTTAAAAAAGCGCCACCGGAAAAGGATGAAGCAATGGAAGCGCTTCGTGAAGAGATGGGTCAATCGCCTGTCCCAGCCCTTCCTTCTTGA
- the glgP gene encoding alpha-glucan family phosphorylase: protein METTSPIFKRLSQDKSKREIAYFTMEVALENDIPSFSGGLGVLAGDTLRSAADLGIPMVGVTLLQQYGYFHQALDDSGNQMETEVKWHPDLKLTLLPNYTEIKIENRTVRVQVWEYEIVGKYGYVVPVYFLDVNTPENSEQDRELNKQLYGGGQYIRLCQEIILGIGGIRMLRDLGFRDIDRYHLNEGHASLLALELIRESGYSSYDKVKQGCVFTTHTPVPAGHDVFEFDLVKQVMSPVYIDYLRDILEGENPVNLTTISLKLSRFVNGVSAKHGEISRNMFKNPAIEAITNGVHSATWTSQSFKKLFYQYIPGWDIDPSHFVQAMFIPDEEIWKAHMAAKGKLLSLVESETGIRMDLNRLTVGFARRAAAYKRADLIFSDLDRLIEIAGDKVQFVFAGKAHPKDSEGKQVIKNVFAAMKQLKGKIAVAYIENYDMHSGGVLTAGVDVWLNNPQRPREASGTSGMKSAHNGVLNFSVLDGWWIEACVEGVTGWAIGPEPNEHNLTDFDERLDIDDLYQKLEKIIIPLYYEDRPKWIRMMKNTIALNATYFNTHRMVKEYALKAYHVSPLFQ, encoded by the coding sequence ATGGAAACAACGAGCCCGATCTTCAAGAGGCTGAGCCAGGACAAATCAAAGCGTGAGATTGCATATTTTACGATGGAAGTTGCTTTGGAAAACGATATCCCATCGTTTAGCGGCGGTTTGGGAGTATTGGCCGGTGACACCCTGCGTTCGGCTGCTGATTTGGGAATCCCGATGGTCGGTGTCACCTTGCTGCAGCAGTACGGCTACTTTCACCAGGCGCTTGACGATTCCGGCAATCAAATGGAAACCGAAGTCAAATGGCATCCCGATCTCAAGTTAACCCTACTGCCTAATTATACGGAAATAAAAATTGAAAATCGTACCGTTCGAGTGCAGGTTTGGGAATATGAGATAGTCGGCAAATACGGGTATGTAGTTCCGGTCTATTTCCTTGACGTCAATACCCCCGAGAACTCGGAGCAAGACCGTGAGCTCAATAAACAACTTTATGGGGGCGGGCAATATATTCGCCTTTGTCAGGAAATCATTTTGGGAATCGGCGGAATTCGCATGCTGCGAGATCTGGGCTTTCGGGATATTGATAGGTACCATCTCAATGAGGGCCACGCAAGTTTGCTAGCTTTAGAGCTTATTCGGGAAAGCGGGTACAGCTCTTATGACAAGGTTAAACAAGGTTGTGTTTTTACCACTCACACGCCGGTTCCGGCGGGACACGATGTATTCGAATTCGATTTAGTGAAACAGGTTATGAGCCCGGTTTATATCGATTATCTGCGGGATATCCTCGAAGGCGAAAACCCGGTGAACCTGACCACAATTTCTCTAAAACTGAGCCGGTTTGTGAACGGTGTATCGGCGAAGCACGGCGAGATTTCCAGGAACATGTTCAAGAATCCTGCCATCGAAGCGATCACCAACGGTGTGCATTCCGCAACCTGGACGTCGCAGAGTTTTAAGAAGCTGTTTTATCAGTACATTCCCGGGTGGGATATTGATCCGTCTCATTTTGTTCAGGCAATGTTTATCCCGGATGAGGAAATATGGAAGGCCCACATGGCGGCAAAGGGCAAACTTCTAAGCCTGGTGGAGAGTGAAACCGGCATTCGCATGGACTTAAACCGTTTGACCGTCGGCTTCGCCCGAAGAGCCGCTGCTTACAAGCGGGCCGACCTCATTTTTTCTGATTTAGACCGGTTGATTGAAATTGCCGGTGACAAAGTTCAGTTCGTTTTTGCCGGAAAGGCCCATCCGAAAGATAGTGAGGGTAAGCAGGTTATCAAGAATGTTTTTGCTGCCATGAAACAGCTGAAGGGCAAAATTGCTGTTGCCTACATTGAAAACTACGATATGCATTCAGGGGGTGTTCTGACTGCCGGAGTGGACGTTTGGCTCAACAACCCGCAGCGGCCCCGGGAAGCCTCGGGAACCAGCGGTATGAAGTCAGCTCACAATGGCGTGCTCAATTTCAGTGTGCTGGATGGCTGGTGGATCGAAGCTTGTGTCGAAGGAGTCACGGGTTGGGCTATTGGACCGGAGCCCAATGAACACAATCTGACCGATTTTGATGAACGACTCGATATCGATGATTTGTACCAAAAGCTTGAGAAAATAATTATCCCGTTGTATTATGAAGACCGGCCAAAATGGATCCGGATGATGAAAAATACAATCGCATTAAATGCCACTTATTTTAACACGCACCGGATGGTCAAAGAATATGCACTTAAGGCTTACCACGTTTCGCCTTTGTTTCAATAG
- a CDS encoding flavin reductase family protein, with protein sequence MSVSPEPFRNTLAKFCTGVTIVTTKNQEGMHGLTVNAFTSVSLDPPLILVCIQKNGLSHSSLCECETFVVNILSIEQKELSDRFANPAMDSEDRFRDLSFRVSENGVPILADNLGHLECRVVNQFEGGDHTIFIGQVENGDFSEGKQPLLFYESRYSYIK encoded by the coding sequence ATGTCTGTTTCTCCCGAACCCTTTCGAAATACACTGGCAAAATTCTGCACGGGCGTTACTATCGTCACCACAAAAAATCAAGAAGGGATGCATGGTTTAACTGTCAACGCTTTCACTTCTGTTTCTCTCGACCCGCCGCTGATTTTGGTTTGCATTCAGAAAAACGGTTTGAGTCATTCGTCTCTTTGCGAGTGTGAGACTTTCGTGGTAAATATTCTCAGTATAGAGCAAAAAGAGCTTTCCGACCGTTTTGCCAATCCGGCCATGGACAGTGAGGATCGCTTCCGGGATTTGAGTTTTCGGGTTTCTGAAAATGGCGTCCCTATTTTGGCGGATAATTTAGGACACCTGGAATGCCGCGTAGTGAATCAGTTTGAGGGCGGCGACCACACCATTTTTATCGGTCAGGTCGAGAATGGAGATTTCTCCGAAGGTAAACAACCGCTGTTGTTTTATGAGAGCCGGTATTCTTACATTAAATGA
- a CDS encoding DUF2270 domain-containing protein yields MDDKAPPKIELNNTEFITAISHYYRGEVSRANVWRTRLDVTTNWAIITTAAFLSFSFGSEKIPHFALILATIFVLFFLIIEARRYKYFDLWRWRVALLNENFFAPIISPGLEPLQQNWRELLSEEMQHSQFKMTFTEAFGRRLRRNYSWIFLVLGSCWVTKVSIHPTPLEEFSFSVIIERAAIFHIIPGWIVLSVGVLFNGLLLLMAVVSLKKRKEAVRIYPAGKSKFQLLNL; encoded by the coding sequence GTGGACGACAAGGCGCCGCCAAAAATCGAACTCAATAATACAGAATTTATCACGGCGATTTCCCATTATTATCGCGGTGAGGTAAGCCGGGCTAATGTCTGGCGCACTCGCCTGGATGTGACGACCAATTGGGCCATTATAACGACTGCAGCATTTCTCTCATTTAGCTTTGGCAGTGAAAAAATTCCACACTTTGCACTCATTCTTGCGACGATTTTTGTTTTGTTTTTTTTAATTATTGAAGCCCGGCGATACAAATATTTTGACCTCTGGCGCTGGCGTGTTGCCTTGCTGAATGAAAATTTCTTTGCGCCAATTATTTCTCCCGGGCTTGAACCGCTGCAACAAAACTGGCGCGAACTTCTAAGTGAAGAAATGCAACACTCACAATTTAAAATGACCTTTACAGAAGCATTTGGACGCCGTTTGCGAAGGAACTATAGCTGGATCTTCCTGGTATTGGGTTCCTGCTGGGTTACCAAAGTCTCAATTCACCCAACGCCGTTAGAAGAGTTTTCCTTTTCAGTAATTATTGAACGCGCCGCTATTTTTCATATCATCCCGGGCTGGATTGTGCTTTCGGTTGGGGTTCTTTTCAATGGTCTTCTGCTTTTGATGGCGGTCGTCTCGTTAAAAAAACGAAAAGAGGCCGTTAGAATTTACCCCGCGGGTAAAAGCAAATTTCAACTGCTTAACCTTTGA